In Rhodococcus rhodochrous, a single genomic region encodes these proteins:
- a CDS encoding SCO6745 family protein, which produces MDPSSAGRAARALELLHSVVYFAPDIASELAALGVDGPAAQYFGGRSAPLGAVGPGVVTATFYSFSPRLVASAVPAVWETAEPAAIIAARLRALDALHRRVLGQDVLGSAEMNEAADLAATAARAIPGPDGRPLYAAHADLPWPEVAHLRLWHALTLLREYRGDGHVAALQTAGLSGLDALVTHTATGTGFATDPARKLRGWSRDEWADAEKELRGRGLLDKRGELTGEGFEVRELVEDLTDDLAVAPWIALGDEGVERLLDLALPWRDAFVDAEVFPAGLFGPRYGDAR; this is translated from the coding sequence ATGGATCCCTCTTCGGCCGGGCGTGCTGCCCGCGCACTCGAACTGCTGCACTCGGTCGTCTACTTCGCGCCGGACATCGCGAGTGAACTCGCCGCGCTGGGCGTCGACGGACCGGCTGCGCAGTACTTCGGTGGGCGCTCGGCACCCCTGGGTGCCGTCGGCCCCGGAGTCGTGACCGCGACGTTCTACAGCTTCTCGCCCCGATTGGTGGCATCGGCCGTCCCGGCAGTGTGGGAGACGGCCGAGCCGGCCGCGATCATCGCGGCGCGGTTGCGGGCTCTGGACGCACTCCACCGGCGGGTCCTCGGGCAGGACGTACTCGGCTCCGCGGAGATGAACGAGGCGGCGGACCTCGCGGCCACCGCGGCGCGGGCGATTCCTGGCCCGGACGGGCGCCCGCTCTACGCTGCCCACGCCGACCTGCCCTGGCCCGAGGTGGCGCACCTGCGGCTGTGGCACGCCCTGACGCTGCTGCGCGAATATCGCGGCGACGGTCATGTCGCGGCGCTGCAGACCGCGGGACTGTCGGGTCTCGACGCACTCGTCACCCACACGGCGACCGGTACCGGCTTCGCCACCGATCCGGCCCGGAAGCTGCGGGGCTGGTCGCGGGACGAGTGGGCGGACGCCGAGAAGGAACTGCGCGGGCGCGGGCTGCTCGACAAGCGTGGCGAGCTCACCGGCGAAGGATTCGAGGTGCGTGAGCTCGTCGAGGATCTCACCGACGACCTGGCGGTCGCGCCGTGGATTGCGCTCGGTGACGAGGGTGTGGAGCGTCTGCTCGACCTCGCGTTGCCGTGGCGCGATGCCTTCGTCGACGCCGAGGTGTTCCCCGCCGGCCTCTTCGGCCCGCGTTACGGTGACGCGCGGTAA
- a CDS encoding FMN reductase, producing the protein MTRRIVVVSGGLSEPSTTRLLADRIAEATRVAVGARGDDADIEVIELRSLATDLATTFTAGVPTAAVARAREQLATADGLIAVSPVFAAGYSGLFKMFFDALDPDTLTGVPTVLAATAGSARHSLVLDHAMRPLLSYLRALVVPTGVFATTDDFGTGEAATALKGRIDRAADELAEQITRSTGSPHGFSDAVPAGRPRVSGNAVRTDGPSFRELLGAHMG; encoded by the coding sequence ATGACCCGCCGTATCGTCGTCGTCAGCGGTGGCCTGTCCGAGCCGTCCACCACCCGTCTGCTCGCCGACCGCATCGCCGAGGCCACTCGTGTCGCGGTCGGCGCGCGCGGTGACGACGCGGATATCGAGGTCATCGAACTACGCAGCCTCGCGACGGATCTGGCCACCACCTTCACCGCCGGTGTCCCCACCGCAGCGGTCGCACGGGCCCGTGAACAACTCGCGACTGCCGACGGCCTGATCGCGGTGAGCCCGGTCTTCGCCGCCGGTTACTCGGGTCTGTTCAAGATGTTCTTCGACGCGCTCGATCCGGACACGCTCACCGGTGTGCCCACGGTGCTCGCCGCGACCGCGGGTAGCGCCCGACACTCACTGGTCCTCGACCATGCGATGCGGCCGCTGCTGAGCTATCTGCGTGCGCTCGTCGTGCCCACCGGCGTCTTCGCCACCACCGACGACTTCGGAACAGGCGAGGCCGCCACGGCACTGAAGGGGCGGATCGACAGGGCGGCGGACGAACTCGCCGAGCAGATCACCCGCAGCACGGGATCACCCCACGGGTTCTCGGACGCCGTGCCCGCCGGACGGCCGCGCGTGTCGGGAAACGCGGTCCGCACGGACGGACCGTCCTTCCGGGAACTGCTCGGTGCTCACATGGGGTGA
- a CDS encoding TetR/AcrR family transcriptional regulator, with product MEDIIRVGRAIGLRQLSLNAVAAELGVSTTALYRHVDGRWGLELVVGESLLGDLVLHDDPEHDIERHLLSFGLQLRAFVLAHAGLGTYMQTLFPRGEAGQRLMMSEIEALVRRGCTPDVAVALASAVASTAINFAVAEEAQLERISGLQQQRDDVAERLSTDERLGEAHRDLPEFDHEGFSTMVLTATIRGLLAVGPVGRPLHEVVVDLGSTGMGLR from the coding sequence ATGGAGGACATCATCCGTGTCGGTCGAGCGATCGGGCTGCGACAGTTGAGCCTCAACGCTGTCGCCGCGGAACTCGGCGTCTCCACAACGGCGCTGTACCGCCACGTGGACGGTCGCTGGGGGCTCGAACTCGTCGTGGGGGAGAGTCTGCTCGGCGATCTCGTTCTGCATGACGATCCGGAGCACGACATCGAACGGCACCTGCTGTCGTTCGGTCTGCAGCTACGCGCGTTCGTCCTTGCCCATGCGGGCCTGGGAACCTACATGCAGACCCTCTTCCCGCGTGGGGAAGCGGGGCAGCGGCTGATGATGAGCGAGATCGAAGCTCTCGTGCGCCGCGGGTGCACACCCGACGTCGCGGTCGCATTGGCGAGTGCGGTGGCGAGCACCGCGATCAACTTCGCGGTGGCCGAGGAAGCGCAGCTCGAGCGCATCTCGGGGCTCCAGCAGCAACGCGACGACGTCGCCGAACGGCTGAGCACCGACGAACGCTTGGGTGAGGCTCATCGCGACCTTCCGGAATTCGACCACGAAGGATTCTCGACGATGGTCCTCACGGCGACGATCCGAGGTCTACTGGCGGTCGGTCCGGTCGGGCGACCACTGCACGAGGTGGTCGTCGATCTCGGATCGACCGGGATGGGATTGCGATGA
- a CDS encoding putative transporter small subunit: protein MSTLALTVYVLIWPVLVAGVLAALCRGFFKEWLQARRDGEDLI from the coding sequence ATGAGCACGCTCGCACTGACCGTCTACGTCCTGATCTGGCCCGTACTCGTCGCCGGTGTGCTGGCGGCGCTCTGCCGCGGGTTCTTCAAGGAGTGGCTGCAGGCCCGACGGGACGGCGAGGATCTGATCTGA
- a CDS encoding HelD family protein, with protein MPVDGASHPELDREQAYVAMLYTHLDGLRAYAKTRLARVLRETGGTPQARSERESYTHMYTEDIAKYDAAEHGLCFGRIDVRDDGTDASGPTTEDGAETRYIGRLGILDEDNDYESLLLDWRAPQARPFYLATPAAPDGVVLRRHIRSRGRSVTALHDEYLDLDAAREHADTPPAGGVAGESALLAALNAARTGQMHDIVATIQAEQDAVIRSEHRSVLVVQGGPGTGKTAVALHRAAYLLYTYRKQLAKSGVLIVGPNSRFLDYIGQVLPSLGETGVLLSTVGDLYPGVTPTVEDDPVAGELKGSLDMVKVLEKAVRDRQEVPRSPVPLSFDTYALTLDRKMVTRARGRARSSRRPHNLARPIFVNGVIDALADQLAGIIGSNPLGGANLLSREDIHDIRSEMRSDPDIVAAIDALWPELSPQQVLSDLLASRDRIASAAPALTDEQLDALHRPDAPGHFSAADAPLLDELAELLGVDDAAERERAKRRWRKQIADAQGALDILTGSAPQDLEDDLDPELLMAYDLIDATQLAERQNHRRHETTAERAAGDRTWTYGHVIVDEAQELSAMAWRTIMRRIPNRWMTLVGDTAQTGDPAGTESWQQILEPYVANRWKKTELTVNYRTPAEIMRIAHAVLAEIDPDQVPPQSVRESGFEPWAQHVDADAVLTTVQAALDAETGPGTTAVLVPARLVGAWEHLASESVTVATVKEVKGLEFDAVLLVEPAEILTDSSRGMNDLYVALTRATQRLGVVHSEALPEVLTGLAAPTHC; from the coding sequence GTGCCGGTTGATGGCGCGTCCCATCCGGAGCTCGACCGCGAGCAAGCCTACGTGGCGATGCTCTACACGCATCTCGACGGTCTGCGCGCCTACGCGAAGACGCGGCTGGCCCGCGTACTGCGCGAGACCGGAGGCACCCCGCAGGCGCGCAGCGAACGCGAGTCGTACACCCACATGTACACCGAGGACATCGCGAAGTACGACGCCGCCGAACACGGCCTGTGCTTCGGTCGCATCGACGTGCGGGACGACGGGACGGACGCCTCCGGACCCACGACGGAGGACGGCGCGGAGACCCGCTACATCGGCCGCCTCGGCATCCTCGACGAGGACAACGACTACGAGTCGCTGCTGCTCGACTGGCGCGCGCCGCAGGCCCGCCCGTTCTACCTCGCGACCCCCGCCGCGCCCGACGGTGTCGTGCTGCGTCGCCACATCCGCAGCCGCGGCCGCTCCGTCACCGCACTGCACGACGAGTACCTCGACCTCGACGCCGCCCGCGAGCACGCCGACACCCCGCCGGCCGGTGGCGTGGCCGGAGAATCGGCGCTGCTCGCCGCTCTGAACGCCGCGCGCACCGGGCAGATGCACGACATCGTGGCGACGATCCAGGCCGAGCAGGACGCGGTCATCCGGTCCGAGCATCGCAGCGTGCTCGTCGTCCAGGGTGGTCCGGGCACCGGCAAGACCGCGGTCGCGCTGCACCGCGCGGCCTACCTGCTCTACACCTACCGAAAGCAGCTGGCGAAGAGCGGTGTGCTGATCGTGGGCCCGAACAGCCGCTTCCTCGACTACATCGGTCAGGTGCTGCCCTCGCTCGGGGAGACCGGGGTGCTGCTGTCGACGGTCGGGGATCTGTATCCGGGGGTTACGCCGACAGTCGAGGACGATCCCGTGGCCGGCGAGCTCAAGGGCTCCCTGGACATGGTGAAGGTGCTCGAGAAGGCCGTCCGCGACCGGCAGGAGGTGCCCCGCTCCCCCGTGCCGCTGAGCTTCGACACCTACGCGCTCACCCTCGACCGCAAGATGGTGACCCGCGCGCGGGGCCGCGCACGCTCGTCCCGCCGGCCGCACAACCTGGCCCGGCCCATCTTCGTGAACGGGGTCATCGACGCCCTCGCCGACCAGCTCGCCGGGATCATCGGATCGAATCCGCTCGGCGGCGCGAACCTGTTGAGCCGGGAGGACATCCACGACATCCGGTCCGAGATGCGTTCGGATCCCGACATCGTCGCTGCGATCGACGCACTGTGGCCGGAACTGTCCCCGCAGCAGGTGCTCTCGGATCTGCTCGCCTCCCGCGACCGGATCGCGTCGGCGGCTCCGGCGCTGACCGACGAGCAGCTCGACGCGCTGCACCGCCCCGATGCACCGGGGCATTTCAGCGCCGCCGACGCTCCCCTGCTCGACGAGCTCGCCGAACTGCTCGGTGTGGACGACGCCGCCGAACGTGAACGCGCGAAGCGGCGCTGGCGCAAGCAGATCGCCGACGCGCAGGGCGCACTCGACATCCTCACCGGTTCGGCACCACAGGATCTCGAGGACGATCTCGATCCCGAACTGCTCATGGCATACGACCTGATCGACGCCACCCAGCTCGCCGAACGACAGAACCACCGCCGCCACGAGACCACAGCGGAGCGGGCGGCCGGTGATCGCACCTGGACGTACGGCCACGTGATCGTCGACGAGGCGCAGGAGTTGTCGGCGATGGCGTGGCGAACGATCATGCGCCGCATCCCGAATCGCTGGATGACCCTGGTGGGCGACACCGCGCAGACCGGGGATCCGGCGGGAACCGAGTCGTGGCAGCAGATCCTCGAACCGTACGTCGCGAACCGGTGGAAGAAGACCGAACTGACGGTCAACTACCGCACCCCGGCGGAGATCATGCGGATCGCGCACGCGGTGCTCGCGGAGATCGATCCCGACCAGGTGCCGCCGCAGTCGGTGCGCGAGTCCGGTTTCGAGCCGTGGGCGCAGCACGTCGACGCGGACGCGGTGCTCACCACCGTCCAGGCCGCGCTCGACGCCGAGACCGGCCCGGGCACGACGGCCGTGCTCGTTCCGGCGCGGCTCGTGGGTGCGTGGGAGCATCTCGCGTCCGAGTCGGTCACGGTCGCGACCGTCAAGGAGGTCAAGGGCCTCGAGTTCGACGCGGTGCTGCTCGTCGAACCGGCGGAGATCCTCACCGATTCCTCACGCGGGATGAACGACCTGTACGTGGCGCTGACCCGCGCCACCCAGCGTCTCGGGGTGGTGCACTCGGAGGCGTTGCCGGAGGTGCTGACCGGTCTCGCGGCACCGACACACTGCTGA
- the uvrB gene encoding excinuclease ABC subunit UvrB → MAFASEHPVVAHSEFRPVGEIERTEARFEVVSEYEPAGDQPAAIDELERRLRAGEKDVVLLGATGTGKSATTAWLIERVQRPTLVMAPNKTLAAQLANELRDMLPNNAVEYFVSYYDYYQPEAYIAQTDTYIEKDSSINDDVERLRHSATSSLLSRRDVVVVASVSCIYGLGTPQSYLDRSIQLEVGVEVPRDALLRLLVDVQYARNDMAFTRGSFRVKGDTVDIIPAYEELAVRIEFFGDEIDALYYLHPLTGDVVRKVDSLRIFPATHYVAGPERMERAVASIEAELEERLADLENRGKLLEAQRLRMRTQYDIEMIRQVGFCSGIENYSRHIDGRPAGSAPATLIDYFPEDFLLVIDESHVTVPQIGAMYEGDMSRKRNLVDFGFRLPSAVDNRPLTWEEFAARIGQTVYLSATPGPYELGQTGGEFVEQVIRPTGLVDPQVVVKPTKGQIDDLVHEIRERAERDERVLVTTLTKKMAEDLTDYLLELGIRVRYLHSDIDTLRRVELLRQLRLGEYDVLVGINLLREGLDLPEVSLVAILDADKEGFLRSTTSLIQTIGRAARNVSGEVHMYADKITDSMARAIEETERRREKQIAYNTEHGLDPKPLRKKIADILDQVYQEAEDTEAVEVGGSGRNASRGRRAQGESGRAVSSGVVEGRDTSTMPRAELADLVQQLTDQMMQAARDLQFELAARLRDEISDLKKELRGMDAAGLK, encoded by the coding sequence ATGGCGTTCGCAAGTGAGCATCCCGTCGTCGCACACTCCGAGTTCCGGCCGGTGGGTGAGATCGAGCGCACCGAGGCCCGTTTCGAGGTCGTCAGCGAGTACGAACCGGCCGGCGATCAGCCGGCCGCCATCGACGAGCTCGAGCGCCGGCTGAGGGCGGGGGAGAAGGACGTCGTCCTGCTCGGTGCCACCGGTACCGGCAAGTCCGCCACCACCGCGTGGCTCATCGAACGCGTCCAGCGACCCACCCTCGTGATGGCGCCCAACAAGACCCTGGCCGCGCAGCTCGCCAACGAGCTGCGAGACATGTTGCCCAACAACGCAGTCGAGTACTTCGTCTCGTACTACGACTACTACCAGCCCGAGGCGTACATCGCGCAGACCGACACCTACATCGAGAAGGACTCCTCGATCAACGACGACGTCGAGCGGCTGCGGCACTCCGCCACCTCGTCGCTGCTGTCCCGGCGCGACGTCGTGGTGGTGGCGTCGGTCTCGTGCATCTACGGTCTCGGTACCCCGCAGTCCTATCTCGATCGGTCCATCCAGCTCGAGGTCGGCGTGGAGGTGCCGCGCGACGCGCTGCTGCGCCTGCTCGTCGACGTCCAGTACGCCCGCAACGACATGGCGTTCACCCGCGGATCGTTCCGCGTCAAGGGCGACACCGTCGACATCATCCCCGCCTACGAGGAACTCGCCGTGCGGATCGAGTTCTTCGGCGACGAGATCGACGCGCTGTACTACCTGCACCCGCTCACCGGCGACGTCGTGCGCAAGGTCGACTCCCTGCGCATCTTCCCGGCAACGCACTACGTCGCCGGTCCCGAGCGCATGGAACGTGCAGTCGCGAGCATCGAGGCCGAGCTCGAGGAGCGCCTGGCCGATCTGGAGAACCGCGGCAAGCTGCTCGAGGCGCAGCGTCTGCGCATGCGCACCCAGTACGACATCGAGATGATCCGGCAGGTCGGCTTCTGCTCCGGCATCGAGAACTACTCCCGCCACATCGACGGGCGCCCCGCCGGATCCGCGCCCGCGACGCTCATCGACTACTTCCCGGAGGACTTCCTCCTGGTCATCGACGAGTCGCACGTCACGGTGCCGCAGATCGGCGCGATGTACGAGGGCGACATGTCGCGCAAGCGCAACCTCGTCGACTTCGGTTTCCGTCTCCCGTCGGCGGTCGACAACCGGCCGCTGACCTGGGAGGAGTTCGCCGCCCGCATCGGGCAGACGGTCTATCTGTCGGCCACCCCCGGCCCGTACGAGCTCGGACAGACCGGTGGCGAGTTCGTCGAGCAGGTCATCCGGCCCACCGGCCTTGTCGATCCGCAGGTCGTCGTCAAGCCCACCAAGGGGCAGATCGACGATCTCGTGCACGAGATCCGCGAACGTGCCGAGCGCGACGAACGCGTCCTCGTCACCACCCTCACCAAGAAGATGGCCGAGGACCTCACCGACTATCTGCTCGAACTCGGTATCCGGGTGCGCTATCTGCACTCCGACATCGACACCCTGCGCCGCGTCGAACTGCTCCGGCAGTTGCGCCTGGGCGAATACGACGTGCTCGTCGGCATCAACCTGCTCCGCGAGGGGCTCGACCTTCCCGAGGTGTCGTTGGTGGCGATCCTCGACGCCGACAAGGAAGGCTTCCTGCGGTCGACGACCTCGCTGATCCAGACCATCGGCCGCGCGGCCCGCAACGTCTCGGGTGAAGTGCACATGTACGCCGACAAGATCACCGACTCGATGGCGCGGGCCATCGAGGAGACCGAACGGCGGCGCGAGAAGCAGATCGCCTACAACACCGAGCACGGTCTCGATCCGAAGCCGCTGCGCAAGAAGATCGCCGACATCCTCGACCAGGTCTATCAGGAGGCCGAGGACACCGAGGCCGTCGAGGTGGGCGGCTCCGGCCGCAACGCCTCGCGTGGTCGCCGAGCCCAGGGTGAGTCCGGGCGGGCCGTCAGCTCCGGTGTCGTGGAAGGTCGCGACACCTCGACGATGCCGCGCGCCGAACTCGCCGATCTCGTGCAACAGCTCACCGACCAGATGATGCAGGCAGCCCGCGACCTGCAGTTCGAGCTGGCCGCACGGCTTCGCGACGAGATCTCCGATCTGAAGAAGGAGCTGCGCGGCATGGACGCCGCGGGTCTGAAGTAG
- a CDS encoding universal stress protein, with amino-acid sequence MSAYRTIVVGTDGSESSYRAVEKAAALAGDAGAQLVIACAYYPADPKDTAQAADALRDEAYQVTGSAPTYEILRTAREKATVAGARKITERPIVGAPVESLLTLVEEVDADLIVIGNRGLNTLTGRLLGSVPSDVARKALCDVLVVHTVR; translated from the coding sequence ATGAGCGCCTACCGGACCATAGTCGTCGGAACCGACGGTTCCGAATCGTCGTATCGGGCCGTGGAGAAGGCAGCTGCTCTGGCCGGCGACGCCGGCGCCCAACTGGTGATCGCCTGCGCCTACTACCCGGCCGACCCCAAGGACACCGCGCAGGCCGCCGACGCGCTGCGCGACGAGGCGTACCAGGTCACCGGCTCGGCACCGACCTACGAGATCCTGCGCACCGCACGGGAGAAGGCAACCGTCGCCGGCGCCCGCAAGATCACCGAGCGCCCCATCGTCGGTGCTCCCGTCGAATCGCTCCTCACGCTCGTCGAGGAGGTCGACGCCGATCTCATCGTCATCGGCAACCGCGGCCTCAACACGCTGACCGGGCGCCTGCTCGGCTCCGTCCCGTCGGACGTCGCCCGCAAGGCCCTGTGCGACGTGCTGGTGGTGCACACCGTCCGCTGA
- a CDS encoding RNA polymerase sigma factor — protein MDEAELIERCRAGDRAAFAELVASSRERVWAVCVRITGNRYDAEDALQDALIVAWQNLDKFRGTAAFGTWLYRIASNAALAVVRTRRGEVLDERVEDEYVSGETPLAESVVDGDAVRRALFLLPEQFRVAIVLREYAQLGYAEIAAHQGVGVQTVKSRIRRARMQLADLLSPALLGAQEVAL, from the coding sequence ATGGACGAGGCCGAGTTGATCGAGCGGTGCCGGGCAGGCGATCGGGCAGCGTTCGCCGAGCTCGTCGCATCGTCACGGGAACGCGTGTGGGCGGTCTGCGTCCGGATCACAGGAAACCGATACGACGCCGAGGATGCACTGCAGGATGCGCTGATCGTGGCGTGGCAGAATCTCGACAAATTCCGTGGCACAGCAGCATTCGGAACGTGGTTGTATCGCATCGCGAGCAATGCGGCGCTCGCTGTCGTGCGGACGCGACGTGGTGAGGTCCTCGACGAACGGGTCGAGGACGAATACGTCTCCGGGGAAACGCCTCTCGCCGAGAGCGTGGTCGACGGTGATGCGGTCCGACGAGCCCTTTTCCTTCTTCCCGAACAGTTTCGGGTTGCCATCGTGTTGCGTGAGTATGCACAGCTCGGTTACGCCGAGATCGCAGCGCACCAGGGCGTGGGTGTACAGACGGTGAAGAGCCGGATCAGGCGTGCCCGTATGCAACTCGCCGATCTACTGAGTCCGGCACTGCTCGGCGCCCAAGAGGTTGCCCTCTGA
- a CDS encoding sodium:solute symporter family protein, with product MNGTELVQFSAATIVALLVIFYGGTLLISARIGKKDENADGYMTAGNKVGFGVSAASMTATWIWASSLYASATSGYTYGISGPIHYGLWGALMILFIYPFGKRIRAVAPKAHTLAEVMFARHGRSSQLMLAGSNLVGSLISLMSNFIAGGVLISLISPFGFAQGVVFIAAGVLLYTLWSGFRASVLTDFVQVVAMLGAVVVIIPAVFFITGFPDAFDGGSGNLTDQQGDFFSSDAFLNQGAPYIAAVLAYAIGNQTIAQRLFAVREDLIKPTFVTATIGYGATVIGVGMFGVLALYLGIDPMDGDVNNIVPQMVASFLPTALVVVFFVMIIGALSSTADSDLSALSSIVMADIYGQNIAGGTRNADPKRMLFIGRATMVVATAAAVAFASMRLSILDLLVFVGALWGALVFPVIASFYWHKVTNKAFTTSVLVALAAFLPVRFGWFPMDGVLAWTVDIASVVGVGVIAGLMAFGFFGLRAARVIGVVAAVVVAPFALGSVHDYAVLSASLVAYAVSTVVCWAMSVNSDEDFDFEVIAQRVGDFDVAADDATPETDPDSPNAPASAKTPASEADASATTPEKENR from the coding sequence GTGAACGGCACCGAGCTCGTTCAGTTCAGCGCCGCGACGATCGTTGCCCTGCTCGTAATCTTCTACGGCGGAACGCTTCTCATCTCCGCCCGAATCGGGAAGAAGGACGAGAACGCCGACGGCTACATGACCGCCGGTAACAAGGTCGGTTTCGGGGTGTCGGCGGCCAGCATGACCGCCACCTGGATCTGGGCGTCCTCGCTGTACGCCTCCGCGACCTCCGGATACACCTACGGCATCTCCGGCCCGATCCACTACGGGCTGTGGGGCGCGTTGATGATCCTGTTCATCTACCCCTTCGGGAAGCGGATCCGCGCGGTCGCCCCCAAGGCGCACACGCTCGCCGAAGTCATGTTCGCCCGGCACGGTCGCTCGAGCCAGCTCATGCTGGCCGGGTCGAATCTCGTCGGCAGCCTGATCAGCCTGATGTCCAACTTCATCGCCGGCGGTGTGCTCATCTCGCTGATCTCACCGTTCGGCTTCGCCCAGGGTGTCGTCTTCATCGCTGCCGGTGTGCTGCTCTACACCCTGTGGTCCGGCTTCCGAGCCTCCGTGCTCACCGACTTCGTGCAGGTCGTGGCGATGCTCGGTGCGGTCGTCGTCATCATCCCGGCGGTCTTCTTCATCACCGGCTTCCCCGACGCGTTCGACGGTGGTTCCGGGAACCTCACCGACCAGCAGGGCGACTTCTTCTCAAGCGATGCCTTCCTGAACCAGGGCGCGCCGTACATCGCCGCCGTGCTCGCGTACGCCATCGGCAACCAGACGATCGCGCAGCGCCTGTTCGCGGTGCGGGAGGATCTCATCAAGCCCACCTTCGTCACCGCGACCATCGGCTACGGCGCCACCGTCATCGGCGTCGGCATGTTCGGCGTGCTCGCGCTGTACCTGGGCATCGACCCGATGGACGGCGACGTCAACAACATCGTGCCGCAGATGGTGGCGTCCTTCCTGCCCACGGCACTGGTCGTCGTGTTCTTCGTCATGATCATCGGTGCGCTGTCGTCCACGGCCGATTCCGACCTGTCGGCGCTGTCTTCGATCGTCATGGCCGACATCTACGGCCAGAACATCGCCGGCGGCACCCGCAATGCCGATCCCAAGCGGATGCTGTTCATCGGGCGCGCCACGATGGTCGTCGCGACCGCAGCCGCCGTGGCGTTCGCGAGCATGAGATTGAGCATCCTCGACCTGCTCGTGTTCGTCGGCGCGCTCTGGGGTGCGCTGGTCTTCCCCGTCATCGCGAGCTTCTACTGGCACAAGGTCACCAACAAGGCGTTCACGACGTCGGTGCTCGTCGCCCTGGCAGCGTTCCTGCCGGTGCGTTTCGGGTGGTTCCCGATGGACGGGGTGCTCGCCTGGACGGTGGACATCGCATCGGTCGTCGGTGTCGGCGTGATCGCGGGTCTGATGGCATTCGGCTTCTTCGGACTCCGGGCCGCACGCGTCATCGGTGTCGTCGCCGCGGTGGTCGTGGCGCCCTTCGCGCTCGGCTCGGTCCACGACTACGCCGTGCTCAGCGCCTCGCTCGTCGCCTACGCGGTCAGCACGGTCGTGTGCTGGGCGATGTCCGTGAACTCCGACGAGGACTTCGACTTCGAGGTCATCGCGCAGCGTGTCGGTGACTTCGACGTGGCTGCGGACGACGCGACACCCGAAACCGACCCTGACTCCCCGAACGCCCCTGCCTCGGCGAAAACCCCTGCGTCCGAGGCGGACGCCTCGGCGACCACTCCGGAAAAGGAGAACCGATGA
- a CDS encoding DUF402 domain-containing protein, translated as MHPVSATPHPVKTETFDVAAKTNIDPKGFVRAVDEYRVEEWGLYMARPSDHPQFHYLESWLLPDLRLRASIFHFTPGNERDQDRYVDVGEFRRDGDVWYSHDHYLDLIVRTGRDTVVEDIDELVVAVTTGMIGAAVAETAIDTALRAVDGIAAHGHDLDAWLRERGAPVSWR; from the coding sequence GTGCATCCCGTGTCCGCGACCCCGCATCCCGTGAAGACCGAGACGTTCGACGTCGCCGCGAAGACCAACATCGACCCCAAGGGCTTCGTGCGGGCTGTCGACGAGTACCGCGTCGAGGAGTGGGGGCTGTACATGGCGCGACCGTCCGACCACCCGCAGTTCCACTACCTCGAGTCGTGGCTGCTGCCGGACCTGCGTCTGCGGGCCTCGATCTTCCACTTCACGCCGGGCAACGAACGCGACCAGGACCGCTACGTCGACGTCGGTGAGTTCCGGCGCGACGGCGACGTCTGGTACTCCCACGACCACTACCTGGACCTGATCGTCCGCACGGGCCGCGACACGGTGGTCGAGGACATCGACGAACTGGTGGTCGCGGTCACCACGGGGATGATCGGCGCGGCCGTCGCCGAGACGGCGATCGACACGGCGTTGCGGGCGGTGGACGGCATCGCCGCGCACGGTCACGACCTCGACGCGTGGCTGCGGGAGCGGGGCGCGCCCGTCTCCTGGCGCTGA